The Branchiostoma lanceolatum isolate klBraLanc5 chromosome 7, klBraLanc5.hap2, whole genome shotgun sequence nucleotide sequence CTACTATACAATTTAGTCATTGTTTGCAATGTTTCACAATTATTATTTTGCGTGTATTCTGTGTGTGTAACCCATATGTCCGTAGttaaaactacattttgtatagtaCCCATTGCTGTGGCTGCACAGTACACTACATGACCTGAGTTATTGTTAAATGCATTGAAAAACATCCCctccccgaaagtgcgaaatggaacgaaatggaacgaaatggaacgaaatggaacgaaatggaacgaaatggaacgaaatggaacgaaatggaacgaaatggaacgaaatggaacgaaatggaacgaactaaaacatatgtaacattatgaaatgaaataccagtagatagcgaaatataaggaacgttgtaacattcacagtagacgggaacaggaagcaaatacataatataacgtgttttatttcttgaatctgtttgataatagtaaatacaacgattttgccgcgtttgtgtggctagattcttccctgaaaatgggtgaaaagttatccaccgctcttcctttgtgtttaccaacgatctgcaaatgaactgctgaaaatagcagggaaaacaagcaaacggaactgagtatcgaagtaaggactagattatacagaagttggtggtaacattgcatctcgtaattcaacaagagggcatgaggcaagcgtaattttattatttatacagcgtgtttgcgtgttgaaaATGGAGCCCCACATGCAAATGAActgccaatgttgccagcgcatcggaactgtgcacgtgggcgtgctaccgacaggttgaatcaaactccgacttccaagttttatttacatacggtttagtccataactagtacgtagcatctgcatatctccgcaacaacgatttttatacaaccaattgttcggctggtcgtctgtcggagaatggacccctcctctaatgatatgcaaatgcagctctgcgctgcgtcactaatgtaaaatttcatactccattcaaccacggacgtgggctgagaactacctctggtgatttctgcttccttgttcacgacaaaacaaagggatggtgtgaacgagcaggacatgtatttcacagttcacacaacacgcaaacacgctgtttaaataatgaaattacgtttgcctcatgccctcttggtgaataacgagatgcaatgttaccaccaacttctgtataatctagtccttacttcgatactcagttccgtttgctggttttccctgctatttgcagtagttcatttgcagtaaaatcaaggaagagcagccgagcgctttgcacgcggcgctcccattttcagggaagaatctagccacacaaacgcggcaaaaacgttgtatttaatattatcaaatagcttcaagaaataaaacacgttatatttgcttcctgttcccgtctactgtgaatgttacaacgttccttatatttcgctatctactggtatttcattttataatgttacatatgttccatttcgttccatttcgttccatttcgttccatttcgttccatttcgttccatttcgttccatttcgttccatttcgttccatttcgttccatttcgttccatttcgttccatttcgttccatttcgtactttcgggggaccgctttACAGAAGGACACCTTCATATCAAGTTAAGTAGCTTTTCTGTGTAAATcattaaatgcattttcagttTGCTAAAAATTCACCCATTTTCATCATTCGATTCTTGCTATTTCATTGTCTCCCTCAATCGTTAGCGATGTATGccttacatgcatgtacatatttttttcacCAAAGATTTTCAAACAGCACATACAGCAGTAGCCCTGACTTTGAGAAATCAGAACTTGTGAACAGTTGCTGTTCTGggcatttttgtaatttttagcAGCATTATCGAGCCCCGCCTACAAAACATTGCAGAAGAAAGGCACACTATTCTTAAGAACTATATCACAAACATGTTAAAATCCTTCTAACTTTCTGCGCAAATCTGTTTCAGAGGTTAGTAGTTCAGTTTCCTGCAAATAAAAAGTTAcgttttcttcatattttatTGATACAAATTATAGTAATATGTGTCAGTTTCCATAATGTTTACactattttgatattttacatCAAGGCAATGGGAAATTCCATCAAATTACGTGTCGAAAGGTTTTAAAATATAGTTTATAGAATGTTCTAAAAGTTTCCAAATCGATACTGTCTATCCTCAAGTTTCAAAAATTGAATGTCACATTAGTTACATCAGACCAAGTCTCAGGAGCACCAAATTCACTTTCTTAATACAAAACATTTCCATTTATATTTCCAACAGCATTTCATCAACAGCAACTGGGCCAAAAATACCGCTCTATCAATCTCAAATTAACCCCGATAGAAAAATGAATAGTAAGTCTTATAGCTTTACAAGGACCTTCCCCCTGAGCAAGTTGTGCGTTAGTGTATTTCAAAGATCTCGGTATCAAGGCTACTGCTCTTGTCCTGCAATCACAACTATCATTCCACTGACTGTGCGCTATTGCCATTCCAAATGGTACAAGTTGTAGAAAGGATCGTTgtacaaaaattgtttatttctgtgAATAAAGAGGTACCCTGGTAACTGTAATTCTTtaaatttttgctgtggtttaaaCGCTCCATTTTTCCCTATCCAGATACGAAATCAATGCGAACttgaaggcatttacagtatttgaataGTAAGTCTAACCGAGGAATGAATCTGGCCAACGTTTGCTTTGAAGCAAAAGTCGATGAGCATTGGAAGCATTTCAGTACTTTCACTAGGTAGAGCTGACAAGTTGCTTCAGGCACATATTAGGTAGCCCCATCATCACTTGCCTAAAGATCGGAAAATTGAAGCAAATCCTTATATAAGCATTTTGAAGTAGATGCACCCACTTCTCttttggttacagggttaggcagcagggaggataTATCATGATGAGaaacattttctgaaaagaagatgtacaatcataacagttactgtaccacAATGTATTCTACattataattatcattatgtttTCATTTGCGAGACTCTTTCCAGTCCTAAAAAAGGCAGCATGtcttagaacatttttactAGTCTTAGacctaaaaaaaatgtaaaaaaaaaacaaaacaaaaaacattgcaCCGGAGATTTCCCAGTTTGCTTTTAAATCACTACAAGATCCCCAGGTAACCCCTTAATTCACAGAAAGCTGTAAAACTTTTAGTTTAGATGTTTTGTCAGGATGGTCCAGGGTCTTCTTGCTCTTTCCTTTTGTCCTCCTCCTTTGTCTTCTCTTCAGGTTTTCCTTTAAAACTGTAGGCGTTGTGGGGGAAGGGGTACAGGTCATCTTCACAGTACGGGTTCTTTACATGCGCCTCCACGTAGGTCTGCAACAGCTGTCCAATCGCTTCTGCGTCAGTTTCAAAGAGGGAGTCGGGGTAGTTCTGCTTTAGCCACGCCCTCTCCTGTGGAAGGATACAGAGTTAGTCTTCTTGCTTGCTATAAGGGTCACTCTTCTTCAAGATAGAAGTAATGCATATATACAACTTGGTCACTGGTCACACTGAAAAGGCATAGAGAATCCGTTATTTCTATGTCAGCTAGTCTGTCATAACTTATCATGCTCTGTAATGTCTCAATGCATTGTTATGTGTCATTAAGTTAGTGCTGCTACTATAGGCCCGTAAAAAGTCACACAAAGTTCAGCGTGACCAATGGCAGCAAAACTAAATTTTCTCCTGGTAGCTGGTCTCAGATCTATAGGTTCCTACCTGAAAATGTCAGCATGCTTTATATGTAATAAAGGTGAATTTGTTAAGTTTCCCACGGGTGACATTGATCACTATGGCCTGTAACATCCATGATGCTTAGGAATGCAAGGTCGTAACCGCTAAACCAACACGACGTAATGCAAGGTCTAAGCTCTTCTTTTATAACTTACAGTGCTTTACAATAAACGTAATAGTTCTTCCAAGATTCTCTGCATGGAAAAGGTCTAGAGGTGACATGAAAGCACATTTTGGCTACAAGTAACTTTTATCCACCCATGCTTTTCAATCGCAATCATTGCACTAATCCATCAACCTCAAGCAGGTAACATTCCTAAATCAGGGACAGATCTGGCAAATACTGCGTGAACACATAATTTTTAATGCAACTTTGTGCGTGAACAGTGAACACCATGGCACACTGTACAGTGAACAGTACATTCAACTGAAAACGTTTAACCGTCCAAGTGCCACAGGCCAATCATAAAGCCTAGTTTAAGATGACGTGGACATTTGGAGGGTTAAGTCTAGGGTATTTGTCCGTCTTCATTTGTGTGGAAGCAGGCAACAGCATGCCACATTCTGTAAGGTGCCATTGTCCAGCACTGAGCAAACATTGTGCAATGCTTTGAATTCATAGATGCCATACAGTATGGAGGATGAAATATTTCTGTAGCACAGTTTCATGGAAATGCCTTTTCAGCCTCCGTGATCCTTGCAACTACAAACATACCAATGAAACAGCTGAATTGgagtaaaaaaaatcagtcacCCTCAAGCTCATCTGTATTCCTACGTTGTTCCTTTTTCACTAGTCTGCTCAAAGGGCTTCCTTTCCTCTCTTGGTTCTTCAGGAGCTGAAGCAGCCGAACACCCCAGGCTGCTTCGAAACCTCTGAAAACATGTGGGATTACCGGCGCCGGTTTGTGATGTTAGAGCTTCAACCTCGACAAGCAAGTCTCCCTCTATTCCCTCACCATCCTCTTTCTTGGACCCGGTGATCATCCTCATTATAAAGCACTGCCTTTTCTCAGAGCTTTCGGCAGACTTGTCATACTTCGGTTTGGGACTATTTCTCGGTTGTGTACTACAGGCTGCCCCTATGTTATCTGTAGTCTTAGAAGTGCCGGGTTTTACGTATGCCTTCTTTGGACTGTCGTCACATCTTCCGTTGCACTTTGGCCCAGAACTGTTTTTCGCTCTAGAAGCATGGACGTCTCTTCGGTGAGGATTTTGAGTCCTGGCGTCTCCTACGGCACCTGAAAAAGTCGCACTGCGCTTTTTTCTGGGACTACCAACATCTGGCAGGACCTTGCCAGCATTACTAGCTGTGTAGAACTCTCTTGAGAGTCGATTCTGTTTTAACCTTTGAGAGTCAGAATGGCTTGTATTTGATGCTGCACCTGTCTGTAGAgcctttgtttcttcttttgagCTTAAGGAAGTTGTAGCATCCTTTACAGATGTAGATGTTTTGCTATTGCAGGGTGTAGTTCTTTGCTTTCTTGCTGGACTTTCTACACTTGTCCTTTTTGCCGGTGGAGTTTGCTGCTCACCTATTCCACCTGAAACAGTCGCACTACGCTTCTGCCGAGGACTGtcaacagcgccccctgtcgCCGAGCGCAGCTTCTGACCGGGACTATCCTTTGCCTTTGCGTTCTTTGCCAATGCGGGGCTGTGCTTTGGTCTTGGACTGTCTTTCCCACTTGACGGTTCTGCAGGTTTCACAAGCAAGCTCAGGTCTCTTTAGGAGAGTGACAAAAGAAAAAGGTGGTTAAGAGACAAACAAGGATGACACACAAACCACACTGTCAGACAGTTCTTCATGATACGACACGACAGGGAGGCACACAAAATGACACAAACACGTAAACCAAATCATACAGCTTTGTGTACCTTAGCTGCAGTGCACTGTGCTTGGGAGAGTGTAGATGTAACATAACGGTATATACTACTGTATGATTTGAGTTGTAGCAGTACTAAGTTATTTGCCAGATCTGTCGCCTGATGTCTGATATTATTCTATGGCAATATTCTGAGTGTAAATGTATTCCAAAAAGTGTGAACTGAAAAAAAGGTTGGCAAACACTACACATTCATGTCTAAAGTCTACCAAAAAAGAGAATACAAGTCATGTTATCAATTATTGTATCCAtttaaaatcatatcaaaatatagaATTTGCGTGTCCAAGAAGGTTTTTTGCATGGTAAGAATCTTTTGATATAAGAATGTTTTGAATGCAGGGTACTTGGGTCAAATCACTTGGTGACTACATGAACAACACTAATGGACCACCaggtatatacatacatgtacatgtaacagatcATTTTTCACCATTGCAAAGTCCGGGCTAAGCATTTAGGATCTTGAATTTTGAGCTCCAACCCTGCATGGTACTAGACTGCGGCGCCGACATGGAATGTGCCATGCACTATGATAGCATAGACCAGAGAAGAAAGTCACAACCCATGTATGGAGGTAGTGAAATGTACAGTCATATGATGCGTGATAAGCAGCCATATGAAAATGCAGCAACCACACCAgcaagaggtacatgtatgcacagctATATGTATGTGTGCACAAGGCAATCAATGTGATTTCAGCAAAATGAATGCTTTCAGTCagcatatacacatgtatatgtaccaaaaattatatGATTCAgcacaaggtacatgtaaactcTGAATAGTCAAGGCAAGAAGTTTCTCATTTGTACATAGTGCACTCTGAGATATTGCAATCATATTATACTAAAAATGTATGCATTTTGCATGCTGGTGGTCCAATATGATAATCTGAGTCATACACATTGTACACTTGGCAAAACTTGGCTAACTTAGGCATTGGACAGTCATGCTAAGAGTCATTACCCATGCAAGCAAATGTGCAAGAAGGCATATTCAAAAGATAGGCATTACATGTTACTAAATACTCTAACATAAACAGCAATGCAAGGTGGTACGAAAAAATCTGGATACTAATTTAAAAACCCTAAACATTCAATGGTTGGTTTCCCACACTACAGCGAAGAAAGGGAACAGTGGTGAACAGACTGGTGTGTCACTTGGGTCTTTTTGTT carries:
- the LOC136438168 gene encoding uncharacterized protein isoform X1, with protein sequence MGNGMNKVLPGLYIGNFRDSKDREQLTTHGITHILAIHDNAKKLHEDMNYLCIPASDSPHQNLTQHFRKSIKFIHESRLGGGACLIHCLAGVSRSVTVAAAYVMTVTNLGWRDTLKAIRQARAVANPNFGFQRQLQEFDAMRLSELRKWLRQKYPHSPFSEDEEAVKELLDLSLLVKPAEPSSGKDSPRPKHSPALAKNAKAKDSPGQKLRSATGGAVDSPRQKRSATVSGGIGEQQTPPAKRTSVESPARKQRTTPCNSKTSTSVKDATTSLSSKEETKALQTGAASNTSHSDSQRLKQNRLSREFYTASNAGKVLPDVGSPRKKRSATFSGAVGDARTQNPHRRDVHASRAKNSSGPKCNGRCDDSPKKAYVKPGTSKTTDNIGAACSTQPRNSPKPKYDKSAESSEKRQCFIMRMITGSKKEDGEGIEGDLLVEVEALTSQTGAGNPTCFQRFRSSLGCSAASAPEEPREERKPFEQTSEKGTT